The Pirellulimonas nuda genome includes a region encoding these proteins:
- a CDS encoding chloride channel protein, which yields MTIQHAKSDPQQNLLVMCVLSLAVGAIGGLGAWVFRLLIGMFHNLFFLGKFQLAYDANAHTLENPWGPWVIAVPMIGAVIVAWLVKTFAPEAKGHGVPEVIDAIHYGRGNIRPVVAAVKSLASAVCIGSGGSVGREGPIIQIGSAFGSTLGQIMRLPTRQRITLVAAGAASGIAATFNAPLGGIVFAIELLLISVNVRTLLPVATATVTATYIGRALLGTHPAFDIEPLRITDFHLESPWGLLLFVPFGLVMGLASIVFVKGMYWTEDRFDAMPGGAYTRHVFGMTIVGSLLFAMFQWQGKYYVAGIGYGTIVDVLSGALTNPAFLLLLCALKLVATFLTLGSGGSGGIFSPAMYVGATLGAACGLAIKTALPEAQVDTLAFALAGMAAMIGASTGAMVTAAVMLHEMTDDNNVMLPVITTMILACAVRKHFSPGSIYTIKLLRRGHVVPEGLQAALDDARNVSHVMSGSFSVIEAASPLTASPTIATIVVHGGEVQRLVAPGEAPVNRGAEAPGDLVILAPDEPLVDALRKMKLAKTACAVVSSRPDSARVEDVLGVLSVQEISSYRTELAELFS from the coding sequence ATGACGATCCAACACGCCAAGTCCGACCCACAGCAGAACCTGCTGGTGATGTGCGTGCTGTCGCTGGCGGTCGGCGCCATCGGCGGGCTGGGGGCGTGGGTGTTCCGCTTGTTGATCGGCATGTTCCACAACCTCTTCTTCCTCGGCAAGTTCCAGCTCGCCTACGACGCCAACGCACACACGCTGGAGAACCCCTGGGGCCCCTGGGTGATCGCGGTCCCGATGATCGGCGCGGTGATCGTCGCTTGGCTTGTCAAAACCTTTGCCCCCGAGGCCAAGGGGCACGGCGTCCCCGAGGTGATCGACGCCATCCACTACGGACGCGGCAACATCAGGCCGGTGGTCGCGGCGGTGAAGTCGCTGGCCTCTGCGGTGTGCATCGGCAGCGGCGGGTCGGTCGGCCGAGAAGGGCCCATCATCCAGATCGGCAGCGCGTTTGGGTCGACGCTCGGGCAGATCATGCGTCTCCCCACCCGGCAGCGGATCACCCTGGTGGCCGCCGGCGCAGCGTCGGGGATCGCGGCTACCTTCAACGCGCCGCTCGGCGGGATCGTCTTTGCGATCGAGCTGCTCTTGATCTCGGTCAACGTGCGGACGCTGCTGCCCGTGGCGACGGCGACGGTCACCGCCACTTACATCGGCCGGGCGCTGCTGGGCACCCACCCGGCGTTCGACATCGAGCCGCTCCGCATCACCGATTTCCATCTGGAATCCCCCTGGGGCCTGCTGCTGTTCGTCCCCTTCGGGCTCGTGATGGGCCTGGCGTCGATCGTGTTCGTGAAGGGGATGTACTGGACCGAGGACCGCTTCGACGCAATGCCGGGGGGCGCGTACACCCGCCACGTGTTCGGGATGACCATCGTGGGGAGCCTGCTGTTTGCGATGTTCCAGTGGCAGGGCAAGTACTACGTGGCGGGGATCGGCTACGGCACCATCGTAGACGTGCTGTCCGGGGCGCTCACCAATCCCGCCTTCCTGCTGCTGCTGTGCGCGCTGAAGCTGGTCGCCACGTTCTTGACCCTGGGGTCGGGGGGCTCGGGGGGGATCTTCTCGCCGGCAATGTACGTCGGCGCCACGTTGGGGGCGGCCTGTGGGCTGGCGATCAAGACGGCGCTGCCGGAGGCGCAGGTCGATACGCTCGCCTTCGCCCTGGCCGGCATGGCCGCCATGATCGGCGCCTCGACCGGCGCAATGGTGACCGCCGCGGTGATGCTGCACGAGATGACCGACGACAACAACGTGATGCTGCCGGTGATCACGACGATGATCCTGGCCTGCGCCGTGCGGAAGCACTTCTCGCCCGGAAGCATCTACACCATCAAGCTGCTGCGTCGCGGCCACGTGGTGCCCGAAGGTTTGCAGGCCGCGCTCGACGACGCCAGGAACGTCTCGCACGTGATGTCCGGCAGCTTCTCGGTGATCGAGGCGGCCTCCCCCCTGACCGCGTCCCCGACGATCGCAACGATCGTTGTCCACGGCGGCGAGGTCCAACGCTTGGTGGCGCCCGGCGAGGCGCCCGTCAACCGCGGCGCGGAGGCCCCCGGCGACCTCGTGATCTTGGCCCCCGACGAGCCGCTGGTCGACGCGCTGCGCAAGATGAAACTGGCCAAGACGGCGTGCGCGGTCGTCTCTTCTCGGCCCGATTCTGCGCGCGTCGAGGACGTGCTGGGTGTGCTCTCCGTGCAGGAGATCAGTTCGTACCGCACCGAGCTAGCGGAGCTGTTTTCCTAG
- a CDS encoding cytochrome b N-terminal domain-containing protein: MKQRRQQAWDWIDSRIGYTECFLPLLTHIVPRDARWWYVFGSATLTAFLVQVASGVCLAMAYVPAGDQAYESLKFITEQAPFGSLLRGMHAYGASAMVMLVVIHLAQVYLHAAYKYPRELNWMTGVVLFFAVLGMAFTGQLLRWDANGVWSVFVATEMAARAPLVGPLISDFLMGGETVGGSTLTRFFVYHVFVLPGVIFAGVGLHLFLLFRHGVSEMPDAEQPVDPATYKSEYKARLAATGVPFWPDAIWRDVVFSAAVVATIVGCAAVFGPPALDAPPDPASINANPMPDWYFWWYFAVLSLVPPSFELWFILGVPVVGFLVLFCLPLFCGKGHRAPSKRPWAIGIVVASLAGFVVLTIYGYREPWSPDFGVPLLPESVVGVDGGPVAQGAVIAHEKGCLFCHAVGGLGGHRGPDLSDIGRQLSRDELIIRINNGGYNMPAFAGSIDSERLSLLVAFLQSRDGGTPAHSPGE; the protein is encoded by the coding sequence ATGAAGCAGCGTCGACAACAAGCGTGGGACTGGATCGATAGCCGGATCGGCTATACCGAGTGTTTCCTGCCGTTGCTGACGCACATCGTGCCGCGCGACGCCCGTTGGTGGTACGTGTTTGGCAGCGCCACGCTGACCGCGTTCTTGGTGCAGGTCGCCTCGGGCGTTTGCCTGGCGATGGCCTACGTGCCTGCCGGTGACCAGGCGTACGAGAGCCTGAAGTTTATCACCGAGCAGGCGCCGTTTGGCTCGCTGCTGCGGGGCATGCACGCCTACGGCGCCTCGGCGATGGTGATGCTGGTGGTGATCCACCTGGCGCAGGTCTACCTGCACGCGGCCTACAAGTACCCGCGCGAGCTGAACTGGATGACCGGCGTGGTGTTGTTCTTCGCCGTGTTGGGGATGGCCTTCACGGGGCAGTTGTTGCGTTGGGACGCGAACGGCGTGTGGTCGGTGTTCGTGGCGACCGAGATGGCGGCGCGCGCGCCGCTGGTTGGTCCGTTGATCTCCGATTTCTTGATGGGGGGCGAGACCGTCGGGGGCTCGACCCTGACCCGGTTCTTTGTCTACCACGTCTTCGTGCTGCCGGGCGTGATCTTTGCGGGGGTGGGGCTGCACCTGTTCCTGCTGTTCCGGCACGGCGTGTCGGAGATGCCCGACGCGGAGCAGCCGGTCGATCCGGCCACCTACAAGAGCGAGTACAAGGCCCGGCTCGCCGCCACGGGCGTTCCCTTCTGGCCCGACGCCATCTGGCGAGACGTGGTGTTTAGCGCAGCGGTGGTCGCCACGATCGTGGGCTGCGCCGCGGTCTTCGGCCCGCCGGCGCTCGACGCCCCCCCCGACCCGGCCAGCATCAACGCCAACCCGATGCCCGACTGGTACTTCTGGTGGTACTTCGCGGTGCTGTCGCTCGTGCCCCCTTCGTTTGAGCTGTGGTTCATCCTGGGCGTCCCCGTGGTCGGCTTCTTGGTGCTGTTCTGCTTGCCGCTGTTCTGCGGCAAGGGGCACCGGGCGCCTAGCAAACGCCCCTGGGCGATAGGGATCGTCGTGGCGTCGCTGGCCGGCTTCGTGGTGCTCACCATCTACGGCTACCGCGAGCCGTGGTCCCCCGACTTCGGCGTGCCGCTGCTGCCCGAGAGCGTGGTCGGCGTCGACGGGGGCCCCGTCGCCCAAGGCGCGGTCATCGCCCACGAGAAGGGCTGCTTGTTCTGCCACGCCGTCGGCGGCCTGGGGGGCCATCGCGGCCCCGATCTCTCCGACATCGGCCGGCAGCTCTCCCGCGACGAGCTGATCATCCGCATCAACAACGGCGGCTACAACATGCCCGCGTTCGCTGGAAGCATCGATTCCGAGCGGCTCTCGCTGCTGGTGGCGTTCTTGCAGTCGCGTGACGGGGGAACGCCGGCGCACTCGCCCGGCGAGTGA
- a CDS encoding QcrA and Rieske domain-containing protein — MNQTAGPPKERPCCGEAPDRRAFHTRLTLALSGVIGALMVTPGLGFVLAPLFRSRVQKWRSVGKLEDFKPGATVLVEFEDPSPEPWAGTTAKTGAWLRRAGESEFIAFSINCRHLGCPVRWVETASLFMCPCHGGVYYSNGDVAGGPPPEPLARYQVRVRDGVVEILTAAVPLTTTPI, encoded by the coding sequence ATGAACCAGACAGCCGGTCCACCCAAGGAGCGCCCCTGTTGCGGCGAAGCCCCAGACCGCCGCGCGTTCCACACCCGGCTTACGCTGGCCCTCTCGGGGGTCATCGGCGCGCTAATGGTTACGCCCGGGCTGGGGTTTGTGTTGGCGCCGCTGTTCCGGTCACGGGTGCAGAAGTGGCGGAGCGTCGGGAAGCTGGAAGACTTCAAGCCGGGGGCGACGGTGCTGGTAGAGTTCGAAGACCCGTCCCCCGAGCCCTGGGCAGGGACCACCGCCAAGACGGGCGCGTGGCTGAGGCGCGCCGGGGAGAGCGAGTTCATCGCGTTCAGCATCAACTGCCGCCACCTGGGCTGCCCCGTCCGCTGGGTCGAAACCGCGAGCCTGTTCATGTGCCCGTGCCACGGCGGCGTCTACTACAGCAACGGCGACGTAGCCGGCGGCCCGCCGCCGGAGCCGCTGGCCCGCTACCAGGTGCGCGTGCGCGACGGGGTCGTCGAGATCCTCACCGCGGCCGTGCCGCTTACCACCACGCCGATCTAG
- a CDS encoding NAD(P)/FAD-dependent oxidoreductase produces MVKSRVVIAGGGFAGAYCARRLERLAPEGTQVVLINPRNYFVFFPLLVEAATSALEPRHVVAPLRQFLRKTRLVMAQVESVDIAKQQVVAAPELGEPITFGYDHLVLALGSVNMVPDVPGLKQHGYFMKSLPDALLLRDRAIGMLEMADASDDDQRRRALLSFVVVGASYTGIEVAGEFFDFLQDASRLYPRIDKKEIRVIVVQRGGRILDTMSEALSSRAAELLTRRGLEIVTSDTVVNIDSSSATLASGRVIATHTVVWTAGIAAPPLLGELGLPVEHHGYLSCEPDLRVADTTNVWGIGDCAVNPDPDGHPYPPTAQHALQEGEQAARNIVATLRGKPTEPLVYKSKGTLTPLGGGRAIAEVFGMHFTGRIAWLMWRTVYLSKMPGLGRKARVGLDWLLDMFFRRDCSQQGFHLPHDDPP; encoded by the coding sequence ATGGTGAAGTCTCGGGTCGTGATCGCCGGCGGGGGGTTCGCCGGCGCGTACTGCGCGCGTCGCCTCGAACGGCTCGCGCCGGAGGGGACCCAGGTGGTGCTGATCAACCCGCGCAACTACTTCGTGTTCTTCCCGCTGCTGGTGGAGGCGGCGACCTCCGCGCTCGAGCCCCGGCACGTGGTGGCGCCGCTGCGGCAGTTCCTCCGCAAGACGCGGCTGGTGATGGCCCAGGTCGAGAGCGTCGACATCGCCAAGCAGCAAGTGGTCGCCGCGCCTGAGCTGGGCGAGCCGATCACGTTCGGGTACGACCACCTGGTGCTGGCGCTGGGGAGCGTGAACATGGTCCCGGACGTCCCCGGCTTGAAGCAGCACGGCTACTTCATGAAGTCGCTGCCCGACGCGCTGCTGCTGCGCGACCGCGCGATCGGCATGCTGGAGATGGCGGACGCCAGCGACGACGACCAACGCCGCCGGGCGCTGCTGAGCTTCGTGGTGGTGGGCGCCAGCTACACCGGCATCGAGGTGGCCGGCGAGTTCTTCGACTTCCTCCAAGACGCCAGCCGGCTCTACCCGCGGATCGACAAGAAAGAGATCCGCGTGATCGTGGTGCAACGCGGCGGCCGCATCCTAGACACGATGAGCGAGGCCCTCTCCAGCCGCGCGGCCGAACTGCTGACGCGGCGCGGGCTTGAGATCGTGACGTCGGACACCGTGGTCAACATCGACTCATCTTCCGCCACCCTGGCGAGCGGCCGGGTAATCGCCACGCACACGGTGGTGTGGACCGCGGGGATCGCGGCGCCGCCGCTGCTGGGGGAGCTGGGCCTGCCGGTGGAGCACCACGGTTACCTGAGCTGCGAGCCCGACCTGCGTGTCGCCGACACGACCAACGTGTGGGGCATCGGCGACTGCGCCGTGAACCCGGACCCCGACGGCCACCCCTACCCGCCGACCGCACAGCACGCGTTGCAGGAAGGCGAGCAAGCGGCCCGCAACATCGTTGCGACGCTGCGTGGCAAGCCGACCGAGCCGCTGGTGTACAAGTCCAAGGGGACGCTGACCCCGCTGGGTGGGGGCCGCGCGATCGCCGAGGTGTTCGGCATGCACTTCACCGGTCGGATCGCTTGGCTGATGTGGCGGACCGTTTACCTCTCGAAGATGCCCGGGCTGGGCCGCAAGGCGCGCGTGGGGCTCGATTGGTTGCTCGACATGTTCTTTCGAAGGGACTGCTCGCAGCAAGGGTTTCACCTGCCGCACGACGACCCTCCGTGA
- a CDS encoding glycoside hydrolase family 15 protein: MPNENAPGSPGIDPTWCSSAKDLVTTALGASRVWVTLGYGILNEVFWPSTGQPQIRDLGFIVAGGGRWTELKRLGNYTVATPEPYVPLPTIVHRGEGFTVTLEIAPDDRRDVVLVRYRLEQETSSDADRLRLYPLLAPRLGSRGRDNTAWVEHGALMASQGDCALCLQDTAGFARGSAGYVGRSDGWQDFRKNGRMDWTYPRAEQGNVALMGELDAQEGVLAIGFSGTVVGAHTLVGSSLAEGFGAIRDRALESWTEWGESLRCPGDAASPYRSLTLRSATVLKVCEDRHFPGAVVASLSIPWGNSHDDLGGYHLVWARDSVEAGFGMIAAQHYDEARSMASYLIATQQEDGHWSQNFYPDGTPYWKGVQLDEAAFPILLVAKLYELGQGDGLTGAEAMVRRAAGFLIRSGPISPQDRWEENAGISPFTLAVTIAALVAAAELLSDSAERDECLAYADFLNRRVEDWLYVRDTELCKKYGVDGYYLRMAVRDIFAGRHGPLPIANRGGLTLPAEEVVSLDYLYLARLGLRPADDPRMRATLKVIEGELAVDTPNGVSYHRYNEDGYGEHADGAPFDGQGIGRLWPLLTGERGHLAVQQGEDAAPYLRAMAAMTGPGGMLPEQVWDAPAIPARRLTPGAPTGSAMPLLWAHAEFMKLVAAQHDGKPIELLDAVAKRWGAKRPEPAVWRWRPDAPFEALPPGVGLRVEDGKPFRLHYAMVAGGGDLDGDWPDVQEARSQPAPFGMYAVGFAAKQLKGLAGCKLTLFYEEANQWEGVDHTIALGG, from the coding sequence ATGCCCAACGAGAACGCCCCCGGCTCGCCGGGCATCGACCCCACATGGTGCTCCAGCGCCAAAGACCTGGTAACCACCGCGCTCGGCGCCAGCCGGGTGTGGGTGACGCTCGGGTACGGGATCCTGAACGAGGTGTTCTGGCCCTCGACCGGGCAGCCGCAGATCCGCGACCTCGGCTTCATCGTCGCCGGCGGGGGCCGCTGGACGGAGCTCAAACGGCTGGGAAACTACACGGTCGCCACCCCAGAGCCGTACGTCCCGTTGCCGACGATCGTCCACCGCGGCGAGGGGTTTACCGTCACCTTAGAGATTGCGCCGGACGATCGCCGCGACGTGGTGTTGGTGCGCTACCGCTTAGAGCAAGAGACTTCTTCCGACGCGGACCGGCTGCGTCTCTACCCGCTGCTGGCGCCCCGGCTCGGCAGCCGTGGCCGCGACAACACCGCCTGGGTGGAGCACGGCGCGCTGATGGCCTCTCAGGGCGACTGCGCGTTGTGCCTGCAAGACACGGCCGGCTTCGCCCGCGGGTCGGCCGGCTACGTCGGCCGTAGCGACGGCTGGCAAGACTTCCGTAAGAACGGCCGGATGGACTGGACCTACCCCCGCGCCGAGCAGGGCAACGTGGCGTTGATGGGGGAGCTGGACGCGCAAGAAGGGGTCCTGGCGATCGGCTTCTCCGGCACGGTGGTCGGCGCCCACACGCTGGTTGGCTCGAGCCTGGCCGAAGGGTTTGGCGCCATCCGCGACCGCGCCCTGGAGAGCTGGACCGAGTGGGGAGAGTCGCTGCGGTGCCCGGGCGACGCCGCCTCCCCCTACCGCTCGCTGACGCTCCGCAGCGCCACGGTGCTCAAGGTGTGCGAAGACAGGCACTTCCCCGGCGCGGTGGTGGCGAGCCTCAGCATCCCCTGGGGCAACTCGCACGACGACCTCGGCGGGTACCACCTGGTGTGGGCGCGCGACTCGGTCGAGGCGGGCTTCGGCATGATCGCGGCGCAGCACTACGACGAGGCGCGCAGCATGGCCTCATACCTCATCGCCACCCAGCAAGAGGACGGGCACTGGAGCCAGAACTTCTACCCCGACGGCACCCCCTACTGGAAAGGGGTCCAGCTCGACGAAGCGGCCTTTCCGATCTTGCTGGTCGCCAAGCTCTACGAGCTCGGCCAAGGGGACGGGCTGACCGGCGCCGAGGCCATGGTGCGCCGCGCGGCCGGGTTCTTGATCCGGTCGGGCCCGATCTCTCCGCAAGACCGCTGGGAAGAGAACGCCGGCATCAGCCCGTTCACGCTGGCGGTCACCATCGCGGCGCTGGTTGCGGCCGCGGAGCTGCTGAGCGACTCCGCGGAACGCGACGAGTGCCTGGCGTACGCGGACTTCCTCAACCGCCGCGTTGAGGACTGGCTGTATGTCCGCGATACGGAGCTGTGCAAGAAATACGGCGTCGACGGCTACTACTTGCGGATGGCGGTCCGCGACATCTTTGCCGGCAGGCACGGGCCGCTCCCCATCGCCAACCGAGGGGGGCTGACGCTCCCCGCCGAGGAGGTCGTCAGCCTCGACTACCTGTACCTGGCGCGGCTGGGACTACGCCCGGCGGACGACCCGCGTATGCGGGCGACGCTGAAGGTGATCGAGGGCGAGCTCGCGGTCGATACGCCCAACGGCGTGTCGTACCACCGCTACAACGAAGACGGGTACGGCGAGCACGCCGACGGCGCCCCGTTCGATGGGCAGGGGATCGGCCGGCTGTGGCCGCTGCTCACGGGCGAGCGGGGCCACCTGGCGGTCCAGCAGGGCGAGGACGCGGCCCCCTACCTGCGTGCGATGGCCGCCATGACCGGCCCCGGCGGGATGCTGCCCGAACAGGTGTGGGACGCCCCCGCCATCCCGGCGCGACGCCTGACCCCGGGGGCGCCCACCGGCAGCGCGATGCCGCTGCTGTGGGCGCACGCCGAGTTCATGAAGCTGGTGGCCGCCCAGCACGACGGCAAGCCGATCGAGCTGCTCGACGCCGTAGCCAAGCGCTGGGGCGCCAAGCGGCCCGAGCCGGCCGTGTGGCGTTGGCGCCCGGACGCCCCCTTTGAGGCGCTGCCGCCGGGCGTCGGCCTGCGGGTCGAGGACGGCAAGCCCTTCCGGCTGCACTACGCGATGGTCGCCGGCGGGGGCGACCTCGACGGAGACTGGCCAGACGTGCAAGAAGCCCGGTCCCAACCGGCGCCGTTTGGCATGTACGCCGTCGGCTTCGCTGCGAAGCAGCTCAAGGGGCTGGCGGGCTGCAAGCTCACGCTCTTCTACGAAGAAGCCAACCAGTGGGAAGGGGTCGACCACACGATCGCGCTGGGCGGCTAG
- the tal gene encoding transaldolase → MKATQSLHELGQSLWLDNITRELMQSGTLSRYIDELSVTGLTSNPTIFEKAIGGSSDYDESIRKKHQQGKSGEALFFELAIEDLQRAADLFRPVYDRTNGVDGWVSLEVSPLLAHDTAGTIAAAKDLHARAARPNLFIKIPGTPEGVPAIEEAIFSGVPVNVTLLFSREQYVEAADAYLRGVERRIAAGMNPKVGCVASLFISRWDVAVQDKVPKELRNQLGIAVAGQAYVAYRLMMESPRWQRIFNAGADRQRLLWASTGTKDPAAPPALYVQALAAPLTVNTLPEATLKAVAEHDAMHKMMPAHIRDYEHMLEAFAKAGVDVTALSQQLQREGAESFSKSWNALLASIEKKSSALAGAK, encoded by the coding sequence ATGAAAGCGACCCAATCTCTTCACGAACTGGGCCAGAGCCTGTGGCTCGACAACATCACGCGCGAGCTCATGCAGAGCGGCACGCTGAGCCGGTACATCGACGAGCTGAGCGTGACGGGGCTGACCTCGAACCCCACGATCTTTGAGAAGGCGATCGGCGGCAGCAGCGACTACGACGAATCGATCCGCAAGAAGCACCAGCAGGGCAAGTCGGGCGAGGCGCTCTTCTTCGAGCTGGCGATCGAAGACTTGCAGCGGGCGGCCGACCTGTTCCGGCCCGTGTACGACCGCACCAACGGCGTCGACGGCTGGGTGTCGCTCGAGGTCTCGCCGCTGCTGGCCCACGACACGGCCGGCACGATCGCCGCGGCCAAGGACCTGCACGCCCGCGCGGCGCGGCCCAACCTGTTTATCAAGATCCCGGGCACGCCCGAAGGGGTCCCCGCGATCGAAGAGGCGATCTTCTCCGGCGTGCCGGTGAACGTGACGCTGCTCTTTTCGCGCGAGCAGTACGTGGAGGCCGCGGACGCGTACCTGCGGGGCGTGGAGCGGCGTATCGCCGCCGGGATGAACCCGAAGGTGGGCTGCGTGGCGTCGCTGTTCATCAGCCGCTGGGACGTGGCCGTGCAGGACAAAGTCCCCAAGGAGCTGCGGAACCAGTTGGGGATCGCGGTCGCGGGGCAGGCGTACGTGGCGTACCGGCTGATGATGGAGTCGCCGCGTTGGCAGCGGATCTTCAACGCGGGCGCCGACCGGCAGCGGCTGCTGTGGGCCAGCACCGGCACCAAAGACCCGGCGGCCCCCCCTGCCCTGTACGTGCAGGCGCTGGCCGCCCCGCTGACCGTGAACACCCTGCCCGAAGCCACGCTCAAGGCGGTGGCCGAGCACGACGCCATGCACAAGATGATGCCGGCCCACATCCGCGACTACGAGCACATGCTCGAGGCGTTCGCCAAGGCGGGGGTCGACGTCACAGCGCTGAGCCAGCAGCTTCAGCGCGAGGGCGCCGAGTCGTTCAGCAAGAGCTGGAACGCGTTGTTGGCGAGCATCGAAAAGAAGAGCAGCGCGCTGGCAGGCGCCAAATGA
- a CDS encoding SDR family oxidoreductase: protein MDLKLAGKRALVTGGSSGLGEGISLALGKAGAKVAVNYRSHPEAADAIKGQIETAGGEATTFQADVTDSAGVAAMFAHLDSQWGGIDLLVNCAGIDGPRADSWECDPDQWRRVLEINLIGAFSCSREALRRMIPQKSGVVLNITSVHEKIAWSGYSAYTASKAGLSMLTKTMAQEAGPHGVRVVSLAPGAIRTPINKSVWSDPAQMKDLMSKIPLDRIGEVDDVAKMAVMLLSDAAGYVTGTTVFVDGGMTDYPSFEQGG from the coding sequence ATGGACCTGAAGCTTGCGGGTAAACGCGCGCTGGTGACCGGGGGCTCCTCGGGACTCGGGGAAGGGATCTCGCTCGCCCTGGGCAAGGCCGGCGCGAAGGTGGCCGTCAATTATCGATCGCACCCGGAAGCCGCCGACGCCATCAAGGGCCAGATCGAAACCGCGGGGGGTGAGGCGACGACGTTCCAGGCAGACGTCACCGACAGCGCCGGCGTCGCCGCGATGTTCGCCCACCTCGACTCGCAGTGGGGCGGCATCGACCTGCTGGTGAACTGCGCAGGGATCGACGGGCCGCGGGCAGACTCTTGGGAATGCGACCCGGACCAATGGCGCCGCGTGCTGGAGATCAACCTGATCGGAGCGTTCTCGTGCAGCCGCGAAGCGCTTCGGCGGATGATCCCGCAGAAGTCTGGGGTGGTGCTGAACATCACCTCTGTCCACGAGAAGATCGCCTGGAGCGGGTACAGCGCCTACACGGCCAGCAAGGCGGGGCTGTCGATGCTAACCAAGACCATGGCCCAAGAAGCGGGGCCGCACGGGGTGCGCGTTGTCTCCCTGGCGCCGGGGGCCATCCGGACGCCGATCAACAAGAGCGTGTGGAGCGATCCAGCGCAGATGAAGGACCTGATGTCGAAGATCCCGCTCGACCGGATCGGTGAAGTAGACGACGTCGCCAAGATGGCCGTGATGCTGCTCTCGGACGCCGCCGGCTACGTGACCGGGACAACTGTTTTCGTCGATGGCGGGATGACAGATTACCCAAGCTTCGAACAAGGGGGATGA
- a CDS encoding histidine phosphatase family protein, whose translation MQQRLYLIRHGQTEWSLNGRHTGSSDIPLTTQGEDQARRLGEQLCLVRFAHVFTSPLRRARETCELAGLVASAQVDADLREWDYGEQEGLTSREIHAVRPAWNLFRDGGSGGESPTQVAGRADRVIERLRRLEGNIAIFSHGHFGRVLGVRWIGWSVQQAQHLLLDTASISTLGLDDKHANTPVLAVWNYTNDALRAEP comes from the coding sequence ATGCAGCAACGCCTCTACCTGATTCGGCACGGGCAGACCGAGTGGTCGCTCAACGGTCGGCACACCGGGAGCTCCGACATCCCGCTGACAACGCAGGGCGAAGACCAAGCGCGACGCCTCGGGGAGCAGCTTTGCCTGGTGCGCTTCGCCCACGTCTTCACCAGCCCCCTCCGTCGTGCCCGGGAGACCTGCGAGCTCGCCGGGCTCGTCGCGTCGGCCCAGGTTGACGCCGACCTGCGGGAATGGGACTACGGCGAGCAGGAGGGGCTCACCTCGCGCGAGATCCACGCGGTGCGGCCGGCGTGGAACCTGTTCCGCGACGGCGGCAGCGGCGGCGAGAGCCCCACGCAGGTTGCCGGTCGCGCCGACCGGGTGATCGAGAGGCTCCGCCGGCTGGAGGGCAATATCGCGATCTTCTCGCACGGGCACTTCGGCCGCGTGTTGGGGGTGCGATGGATCGGTTGGAGCGTGCAGCAGGCGCAGCACCTGCTGCTCGATACGGCGTCGATCAGCACCCTGGGCCTCGACGACAAGCACGCAAACACGCCGGTGCTGGCCGTATGGAACTACACGAACGACGCGCTGCGGGCAGAGCCGTAG